The Amphiura filiformis chromosome 6, Afil_fr2py, whole genome shotgun sequence genome segment TTGTTACTTCAATTTATGCGGCATTTCATGCTTTTTCACAACTAGCAGGCTTTGAGTGTTTACTGTGGTACCAAAGTACGTCTTTGGATGGTGACAATGCATGTCAAATATGATGTACGATTCATTTTGCAACAATGCTTTTTAACCATATCTTCCACTCACTGATTCCCATGGTTAAAACGAAGTGCATGATTATTGTTTGTCTATAGTCAGATTATACACGAGActcaaaatttacaaagaaaataCATGACAGAAGAATAGTTCAATTTACTATTTATTGTTCACGTAATAAACATCAACGCACATGGAGTATAACGATTGTCATCACAATTTAATTTGAGGAAAGTCTAGCAATTTGTTACCAAATGATACAAAAACTGGTGCAAGTTTGTTAAGGATAAAGATATTCAGTGATTAGAGAAGCAACTTTTCCGGAAATTCGGATCTATGGACATTTATTTTAAGGGGGGGTTACATTAGCCTATACGCAGACATAGTGGATGTTAGTAATTATTGGTTACGAACTGGTTCAAGCcggggctcatacacctgttccgaattatgatatgccataggcagttgacctagcaacggtcatatccTAAGCATGCACTATGCCAGCAAATTCTCTGGATGAGCTCCCATAAATGTTTGATGCCagtcattttcatgatttggacaAGCACCTGTGTTAATCTGTGGGTGCCCCAAGGGCAGTGAGAGGATATCCCCACATCACTAGCTGGCAAGCACTTGGTGTTGAGGTCTAGGGAATCTAGATCAAGTCACTTGTGCAGCAGCAATGCTAAGTCAATGGACAATTTGAAGCAAATGATTGTCATATCAAGCCCTACGGGCGGACGGAATATTCAGGTAGGGTTGGCTGACAGAAAGCTTGACAAATGAAGCAAacatttgattttcaaaatatgtattGTGAAAAATTTGTAAGCATATCCagtcaaaattaatcaattttagacaagttttttacatgattttagcaaaaaaaacaaaaaactgacaTTAACCTGTGAACTCCATCTGGCAGCACGTGGTAGAACTTTAAGAGGAAGCCCCGCAagagtagttcttctggggtgaaccaaacctgcctggtaatcaaattaatcagtgacaaggttatctataAATATTTGACAGGTGTTAAttgatgtaataacattaaaacatcaataaccacctgtcaaattcagagataaccttgttacTGATTAgtgtgataaccaggcaggtttggttcaccccaaaagaactgctctggtggggcttcctctttaaggacaAGACCAAAACAGATCAAAGATCTTATCTTGTGATTACTGTGACTCTGCTTATGTCCGTCGGTGAATCGGGAGTGCTCAATGAAAGCAAGGTAAACTGAGCACCAAAGACCTAGCAGTACCTCCTCCAATATGGCCCAACATGTCAAAGCCACCAAACATACTGGCTGAAACAAGGTCGACGTACATGATCAGGACTGCTACTGGTACAGCAGAGGAGTGAGGGAGGTCATCAATATCCATAGACACCCTAGCAACCTAAACAAGGATAAGGGATGACACACCCTGGCACCAGTGTACAGTAACACCTTGTCACATCGCCATGTGACACTCATCAAGATCAataacatcactttgaaaaaggTTTGGCGTCCGCATGCCGAAAGCTCACATAAGTGAATATTTTTGTTGTGACGATCGGTCATAAAATTCATCAATAAAAACATGTGTATCAATTCACTCTGACAACAAACATGTGATGTGATGGGGAAACTTCACCTCATCACTCAACATCACTCAACAAATTTATGTAACGTAACATCAATTTGCCTAATATGGACAAAATAACAAAGTGGAAGTGAAAACAAACGatattgcatattattatgttttgaaggatccaagttgtgataatattggatccaaaacataataatgataaaattggatgctttacgcccaatatttattggtctcgctatgggttgtaaaatattggactcgactacgtctcgtccaatattttaaaactcatagctcgaccaataaatatgggctcaaccgatccaattttatatcaatatgggGTACAAGTCTATGTCATAGAAATTGATAATACATAATTTATACatctatagaaatataaattacaaaaataatgcACTTTATATATGATATAATTCTATGATTAATTTTATACAACTATGATATCCAGTAGAACTTGCCAATATGTTCTCATTAACTAATGCCTGGTGTCAATTAAACAGCAAATAGTTTCTCCCAATGCAAACAATTTTGTTGGTGAAATGGAAATGATAAAGACTATAGGCGACAAGAAAAACAAACCAGTTCTACCAACCCAAATTCGGTAATGGAGAGTGGATAATTGAATATAAATTTTGCATCCACCATGGATCGAACCGAGGACCTCTCACACCTTAACACCGGTTCATGCCACTCGCCTCAAATATAATGAGAGGATGATATGACAGGAGCAGCGTACCAGATTCTATAATTACAACCAGGCCTGTACACAGGTGGGGTGTGGCCGCACCCCCAAGAtttgcaaaagtgtaaaaaaaaaatttaaaatgcataatttgagaagatagcaagcaacaaagtcagatttttaaagcttttttggtcacaaTAGGTCCACTTTTCAAAAAATCGCAAAACCCCCtgggacctttcaagtaggatcGGTCGGTcagcttcttctttctttttttttttaatgacccaaaaaatcaccaaaatctgtaaataatttgcaatttgagaaagtacaaaaaaaattttgttcctgaaatttccaaaatttgggtcggcattcagttggaaaattttttccccaatttgttcaaaatctggatcggtcgggcccgtagaacagggttttcttttttcgtcgccttagagTAAAAAGAATTAGACATTGATACTGAATGAAATTTACATCATGATTTGTCCATGCAGCAGGACTAGGCCAAATTGATAATATCATTACGAATTCAGCAGACGGCCGCCAGATTTGTCTTTTACATAAATCCATGTTACTAAATgcatgaattattttgaatttgagaacaagtGCTTTAGCTCTAgatggcagcatatcaattttttcctGGTGTACAGCGTGATAAATGAAAGAGGACGGCATACAAGATTAGTTAACGGTCCAGCCCAGTACGGTCGACGATTATCactgttaaaaaattgatatgactGCCCTATTGAGCTAAAGCGATTATCACTTGTTCgctaattcaaaataattcatgcTTAACATGAATTTACTAAAAGCTGAATCCAGATTTAGCAGTCTGCCAAATTCATAATGATATGAAAAGCACACTTGCATGCTATCATAGCACTCAAAGGAGTGTTCATATGGCATGTATGGTACATGATTACATATAACATAAcagcaaaatttaaaatttgaaattctcACATCGTGATATTAATTATGGTAAGTCACCTGAatagaattgtttgtgctatcaAAGTTGAAATAATTATGGAATATTACACAAGAAAATACACATAGCTAAAAAGCTCATAAAATGGTCAACTGGTCATGGTCCATACACACGAATATATAATAAACACACATACATATCCGGAGAGggtacggggatgtgcggcagattcgtGGTACATTTTTAGTCATTTAGTTTAGAGTCTGGgtgtattttcagccattttggataATAGCCCTCAATTTCACAAAAATTTGTTTCATGATAATggtgttttcaaaattttcttgagaaagtgccaattttttgtagatttttgcaaaattgccaaaaattggtataatttcaGGTCTGTTTTTCTTGGTCAAATATGGTAGTTAGGTAGTTTTTTGGAGTCGCagccgcacatccccacccaaacGAAAGTTCAGATACCCCCCGGGCTTCCATCCCAAGTAAAAAACAGCATATGCGTTTATCAATTATTAGCATATACTGCCTTTTACTTTGAGAGTAAACTAAAATACCCCTAAAAACCCCAGTATAATGCTGTTAACACATgtttcttaaccccatgagaaatacctgccgattggccaaaaagaagttttcataattaattggcccaatcagcaacattgttagaataatttcaccacacgaaaaaattggggtgaattatttgcaaagctccattctgattggtgattaaagtgaagatatcatgtaattgaccaatcagaggcaatgttagatcggcaggtagtgctcttTGGGTTAAGCATTGAGGTATAATATGCCAGTCCAAAGTCAACATCCACAGCTTAACTACATGCGTaactttaaaatacaaaatataatgtcaGCCTATAATACACTTGCAAATATTACAATTTACTATCTACATAAAGCAGCCTCTAACTCATATACATATAATATAATAGGCATTGTACAGAAATGCTCTAAATTATAAGGTGCATTGAAATCTATTTTTGTGCAATATGTTTCAGACCAATTAAAAAGTTAAAATCCTGAAAACACCCAATATTATTTCAACTGAATGCTATTTATATTTCATAATACCAGAAAATAGTAGATTGTTTGGTTTCCTGCTtttcacacacacatttgaaTTCCTCGATGTAAACGTTTTTGTACATAATTAATATAAAGAACCCCTGAAACTGTATTGGAAAAATGCTCGAGTACTAAGTATTATTAAAGAAATTCTATTTATAAAATGGTCTTAATGATTTCAACAATTATATAGGtcacaacaatgtttttaaaacaccAGGCATAAATGAAAATGACACAAGCACtgtaaggaggtactacaccctggccaattttgtgcctatttttgcattttctaaaaattatagcacattggtgacaagtaagatatgtatattataggggcaaggactacaactactacactgaaaattcagcaactcaaggcaaatagttattgatttattgatcaaatattggttttcctcatttttgactgtaactccacaactgttgtctgtgctgaaatacaatttccagtgcaatagttgtaatccttgcccctataatatacatatcttacttatcaccaatgcgctataatttttgagataaatgcaaaaataggcacaaaattgggcaggggtgtagtacccccttaacagcacAATTTAGTAAAATGAGTACAGTTTCTGTTCCACACCTTTTGTAAAAACAATGACCTACTTTAATCTCATATATAGAACTAAATTTTTGCACTTGAGCAATAGTTTTCTTCCACTGTTTATTTGTCCCATGAATAATAAACTTTTGGCCCTGATCATTTGGTATTAATTTACCAATAATATTGGAAACGAGATAACCAAATTGAGATCACAAAACAGCATGTTTTGTTTTGGGTAATAGAAACAATATCTTTTCAATAATCTTCAatatattgtttcttttcttttttataccATCTTAACATGACTTTGCATTCTTTTTCAAAGTATCCTTTTGTGTCCAGATTTGAATAGcagcaaaaaaaaaggggggggttgTTAAATGACCATAAAAGGGCAGGCTGTATCAATCATGTAATGTCTACAATGCCAACTATATGTAAAAAGATATACATGTAACTTTGTTCTCACAATATTACGGTATATTTACAAACACAATCCACTTGTCACAATGCAGATAttaaagttgaaatccatacacccataatGTGTGCTTGGGgaccgctcacaaacacttgtaaggggggtctgatgcaaaaaggggggccctgaacatttttgaccctcctaagggggtggggggcctgaaaaaaatgactacaaattttcctggaaaaaataagtttatatgcttttctatggggttgacctataatttttatgtcaaaaaggggggccctgaaatttttgaggtctgtaaagggggggcaaaaaaaTTTTCGCCATGAAATTTCAGGTTACTCCATCTGGAATTTACCATTTCTGTGGGGAGATCAGGGTCATGTATttcatagggggcgtatggattccaactggaataacccattgtttcaaattttgactcCATTTACAGTTATCAATGTTTATCTATATATACCAAGGCGTTATAAAAGTGCAAATACAAGGCATAATAGTAGTACAATGTTAAGGTCAAAGTGTACATTGACAATATGATATAGAATTTAATAACTAACATTGAATACTAAATACATAGCTTTTATTGGACGGGGAAGTTTACTCAATTTACCTGGGTATAAGCATGTACAAATATCAATGACTTGAAACTTTAAATCTGAGGTACACATCAGAACACTGACCTACATGGTGACAGGGGTAATGTATCATTACAATGGTAGCTAAACCAATTGCTGACATTTGTCATTACATTCTGATTTTTTTTGGGATGCATGAAAGTTGGAGCATAGTAAAATACACACACCCGCACCTCCCTACGTGCAATCATCTCCAAACGTGCTGTTTTGGACTAACGCGGACGTCCAAATTCGTACTCAATCGACTTACTGAAGACGTTTTccaccatttttgtgtgtgtatttttgtGGTTATGGAATTTCTGCGGATGTTATATCTAATATAATATAACGATAGAggacgtattttgcaaatacattACACATGCATTTGCGGTTGTTTGCAGTCCTCCACAAACCAAGGACCGTCCCCCATTGCCGAGTGGTCTATGGTTGGAATgtggagtgtgtgtgtgtgtccttgATTGAAGGTGATTGCAcacgcaccccacacacaccatACACCTCCAAACATATGCATACCCACCCCCACATAGCTCACACAAAACATTCCAGAGTGTATATGCACTCAGCAACAACACAGGGTTGCATGTGTAACTGTTTTAAAAAGCCCTGACTCACACCATCCTGTAACACACACACATTTACCCCTCACTCACACACCCCAACTTGTAATAAATATATGCTTGTTCCTATCAAGCAGTGGTGGCCAATCGGGGTTCAAAATTCAACCAAAGCCAGTTACCAGGACCAGTAACTATAAGAAGTTACGTGACCTGATTAAAAGTTACCCGTCCCATTTTTCCTCATTAGAAAATAATGATTGTCGCAGGCATGAAACAACTAGTGCTACAGTATGATAAATGCCAATATTgaattcttattttattttactttttaaaagagGATCAACATACTCTTTCAGATTTAATACGAGGCTTTTTCAGGTGAAAATGTAGGTTGTTCACCAAACAAACTTTTTTAAACTACCCCGTCTGACTTGCAAGTTACCCATTTTGGATGGGTGCCATTTTGAATCCTGTGGCCAACCTCTTTGGACCCGAGGGTCATGCATGTTGCGAAGTTCTGACAGTTTGATGGGCAGCATACAGTGTTATTACTTACTTTTGTTTTGTAAATTCATGTCATTTGTTTTGTAAGGAATGGCTTCGTGGGCTGCAATGGACATGATCTAAGGTACCAGGCTGCACGTGGCCTGCAGGTTGGCCATCCCTGCTATAAAGATTTATTTTTAATGGTTATAATCTTGATGAAGATTTGTTATACATGTATTCTGAAGGATGGTtgttctatagatgagttgacttctgacgtcattgcctggcagtatagcatgcatcatcacaatttcatcatcacaattgtttttttgcctggcagtatgcgcgcgcatcatatttcaTTCAGGgcctgtgcttttaaaactcccgccacatatCAATAAGGCTATAGAACAGTGTAGTGATTGTATGCAGTTCGTCCAAGCATATTGATATACCAGTCCCCTgcgtttgttgataaacattgaggtcaactcatctataggttTGTTGTTCTTAAAAGgtttacaataaaaaaatatgagttttgtcattttatatgacatAATCCTTCTGACATGAAAAACAACCTTCAAGGCTGCAGTTTAAGTGctccaataatggctttcatttgctTCCATTCCTTTTATATTTGTCTGTTTGTCTTGTTTTCCCTCTTAAgtttatttttgtttgctttgtcTGTAGGACTTCTctttaatttagtgctctttgagcactgttgggtattgcctgtgctttttgccaaaggtaataaataaataataaactttTAAATCTTTGGAATAATGAATCTTTGGAATAATGAATCTTGACATGATTCACCTTTGGAATCATAAATCTTTGGAATAATTAACTTCTGAAAtggtaaaattataaaataatgaacTTTTGATGTGATAAACACTTCTGACATGATGAACACTTCTGACATGATAAACCTTTGAAATAATGAACTTTTGACACGATAAACCCTTGTAATAACATACTTGCGACATAAGCCCTTGTAATAATAAACTATTGACATGACAAACCTATGGAATAATTAATATAGGTTTAAACCTGGAAGAAGTTCAGAATAGAGAGGTATAATCTATTGACATAGAGCCTAATCACGTAAAATATGGAATGTATTTGTTATTATTGATCAGATACACATATTTTATAAGCAATACTTTTTGGTACAAATATGCCCTTGAtacaaatgtgtcataaaaagttcatacaaaatattgaaaaattactGTTCTACATAAAATACATAATTTACGGCAAGCATTGGTCACTTGATACAATTAATAACATCTTATACACAAAAGAGACTTAGTAATACCAGAGAAAATGAACAACAAGTACTTTTGACTCCACATGTAACCCATACATGTATAATGGCATGGGAAATCCAACATGTTAAATTGTCAATTATGGTGCACTTCCAGCAATTTTTGGCTAAGAACGTAAATTCACTTCTTAAAAGGTTTGTGCATGTAGCACTTACACTAACTTCCAGAGAAGTGCACCACTCTTTTGCTCTGATTGAAGTGTacaccctgttaatgagcgacaaaCACCAAGCTCTGTGCATGTTCCCATCATGAGTGCCACTGAATCTATCTGCGCTGACCGTTTCTTTGTCGCGTAATCGGCAAATCAGATAACCAGTCGGTTATGATTGAATCATGTAATGAGAACCccatttctgtgtttacgctgtgtACGCTCACCACGAGCAAGAGAGTGTCGTTCTTCTCCGGAAGTTGATGTATCTAATCTCAtcagtataccgtaaaacccgtctacaagcatatatagtgttttttatgaaagctaaattaatttgaagcaagcgtgaatataccaatacaatagattggtcttaaaataatacttgtttgtatatgcttggatccgtaatttatttgctcaaactccataatggcgactggattaatgtagctttcatcagaagcactctatatgcttgtagacggggttttatggTATGCCATTACACACAGCGTGTAAAGCACATAATTATCCTTAACTAACTAAAGTTTGATAGGTGCAGGCCTGCATGGTACCCCGCATGGTACACTTtctgaagcccccccccccccatcaaaatgcaaatatagCTGAATCTGTGTTCCCAGTGTCTATTTCAATGAGACATACACATACAACTTTTCGTTAAAGAGCAATAATTAAAATGGTTCCTTTTTCTTCAAACCACTTTGGAATCTAATATTATACAATGTGATACATCCAAAATAAAGGTTTCATATATATTCCAGCTATTTGTTCTTAATGAATCATGAATATGCTAATAGTAATCTATTATGAATAACAATGAGATTACGCCTatttattatcataatatttaCTCTCCTTATAGCCCTAACCGAACCATGGGTGTTTTGGTGGGGGGAGGAAGAATGAAAGAAGAAgggagaaaactttttttctctgaTGCGGTTTTGAACCATGGATGCAAACACGTGCATGAGGATCGCTTGCCACAGGGTCTAcattgcccggccaagctttccgtgcccATGTGTGTTCACATGATGACACAATTGCATCACATAAGTACCTGCacttgcagatgctttgtgaattgagctTTAGTGAGGTTTGGTTCGGTTAGTTAATATGTTGATGAGCATACTCATAAAACATATGAAGGATTCACCCAAATTCCTCCAGTGCAGCATATTGTTATTTATTGTAGAGTTACATTTACATATGTGCACAAAAATATCTTCACACTTAAAACCAAAGCAATTTCTTGCAGGCACTACATTTAAATTACCAAACAAAGCGGTCCATAGATGGAGAATattgttttgaatattttgatacctcattcggcacaaaTATGAGTAAAAATAGACTTTTGAATTGACTACTTATGTTGTAATTTAGTTCAAGCATcgttaaaggggtattttgtgattctagtatcttctttttatggtatgtttcagCAGATATATCCACCAAAAAGCTTATTTCTATGTGCATTACATTTTGTTCTGTTAACTGGACATTAATaccaatttgacgatatttttgccaagtgAATGAATCTGCAAGCAACTTTTTTACACATATACATTATGTACCAAGAGGTTTCCGATCGTATAAAAAACTCAACCACTTTTTAGAAACTTGGGGggatgaggatgtggatcacgaaatgcccctttaagaaatCACTTTTGTTTTAAGTGAAAAGATACTCAATTGAGCAGTAAAGGATAGCTTCAGATTGAGTGATAAGACCAACTCACAATTTACAatgattcttttttttatattacaaatatacatgtggtatcatttgaaatggtaaaaatagaggAAGAATATTCAATTGCtacatattttgacaaatttgacttGATCACATAATCACAGCAATACAAAACATGTACTTACTTTGACCCCTACGTTTAACCTCCATAAGGCTATTCCATGTAAactccacacaccccctgtggaagattttgctgtCATCTCAATTCCAATTGCACTTTATGGTCAATGCAGATTGAAAATTCCAGCTGAAACTTGTTGAAATTTATACAATTCAgttgaattttgcacaatttggccTAAAATAAGACAATTTTGTTTGGCATTTCAAAATCTTCAACATCCTTTCcaatttttatgaaaacaatTGTATCTGGAATTATTGAAACTgttcaatttggttgaaattccAAAATCCTCCACAGCAGGGTTGtgttttcaaatggaacagcccatattTTCCACACTCCATGTATTTGTTTACCTGCAGACTTGTTTATATCTGTGATAAATAAATAAGCCTGTGAGACCAGACACTACCGATAGCTTAGCTAGTGATTTGAATAGACCGCTCACTGTTGGGGAATACTTAACCCAAAAGCCGACGTCAAAAGGCCGGGGTTGTACCTcctgtaaaaataaaacataataagcAAAATGGATAAATTAATTAAGAAGGCAGGCTAGTAGATGATGTGGCAAAAACAGTCCTAactgtgatcaagctaaatgagtcgttGTCTCGAAGGCCtaaattttttttgtttgattggcgtatgaataaacatgaataaaaagggtagggattttttttttacttttcaagccataaattgcatttgataaaagccttggaacttttttttcttctctgtttttaaattaaattaaatttttcttttattattattattattcttttttttaatttaaaaaaaaaaaaaaaaaaaagtcagggttGGGCCTACTTTTACACCAATTTTTCTTAggcctaatattgattttgagatatagccaataatagtatttgccttcttttgtgttttgttgttctgagcaacacttaaATGACAATATCTTATGAACCGTAAGgagttttcatcaaaataaagctctAAAAACCTTCGCTACAATTGATTTTggagcctttttattttagacaaatttcacagaaagttcatgatttgggctatatttatcaatgcattttggcccaattttgctattttttttaccaaaagcaGATCTTTAGGTGATTTAGCAGGGGGGTGCAACCCTGAATATGTTAACTTTCAAAACATACTGCTAAAATCATGATATCTAGTTGTGAGACATATTCTGGCAAAATGCAATTAgcagttggagggccattcaactttgacgcgctattattaaactgtacgctatgaatacgcacacaacgaaaattcaaatttgcttggtttaggttgcagttttaaaagcttccaaaatTCTCTCTACGactcctaatagctatatattttatacataactagaagaaaggctttcaacattccatatatgttcacaaaaaatactgtaactttgcaaggaatatgatatgagcacataaacacaaatttttgtcatgaattgggataaaagagtaacaaaaactactatattttaaaactggtgtgagttcataaatcaggaatttgcatatgattagaaacatggctttatcctcatattaaaaaatcaagatttttggttggttaagacaaaaacctgccgggatgaaaagggtattttacaagtcggaaaaataccagtattcagtaggccatgcgacaacaacattgagaaggttcatgcgagcagtgttaaactgcACACGCGTATTTCACTTAACGCAGATGAATGGCGCGCTTGGGCGCAACAACGTCGCACGCGTGTACtcgttcatggtgtcaagtcacgcggtattgttatgaagttgtttacttaattttcgtcgATGGGCCAAATCTGGGTAACCATTTTATAACCATTAttacaatttgaatttttaagttcaacatttgggacaaagactaatcgatagataaaggttcaaattacttgtctggctaaaaatttgaatgattaaagcgttaagatagaaaatatccgggttagaagtccttagcaatgaaaataaatttgaaggcaaagcaaacgcaaaaatcacgaattctaacgacaaaagtatacaaaatggaaatcaagtagagaaGTGTGAAGATATTTTTAATACAAGTTATTTGTAAATTGCCGaagatgattggctacacataatacgataATTTCAAATAGAAATTTTCCGCGGGAAAGgtaaaaaagcatacccaagagtgcgacggtcatttttgcaaaggtcgcgtacgttaataatttgacctttaacggaaaacgcgcatgatggccctccgactgtTAGGTACCTTAAaggccccattcagtgatcccagcatttTAAATTGTAACAATATTAACATTGCCtacaaattgcctaaaagtgaaggataagtcattaaaattcaggtatttttgaaatgataaatttggcaaaaaacaagaaTCAGTAAATAATGTACTAGTCACGttcataaaataaataacactTACTTCTGATGGTGGCTCACTTTCCCATATTTCACTTTCTGAAATCATGCCCATATCACATAAGATCTGAAAGGAATGCACAAATAAAAATGCTTTAATTAATCAGGTTTTACACATTTATGGCAACATTAGGGCATATTCACACAAAAAATGACTAACTTTACTTGTGGATAAAAAggtgttaaaagtgatataggtGGCCTATCTGGTCTATTTTGTATGTGTTAAATAAAGTTGATAGAGTATAGGac includes the following:
- the LOC140155697 gene encoding amine oxidase [flavin-containing]-like, producing MEGAVQAGERASREILCDMGMISESEIWESEPPSEEVQPRPFDVGFWVKYSPTVSGLFKSLAKLSVVSGLTGLFIYHRYKQVCR